One Deltaproteobacteria bacterium genomic window carries:
- a CDS encoding amino acid ABC transporter permease produces the protein MVSLFYFAFSRVAYHWAWSSVGRYWPMFVRGWCVTVLVSFAALATSACLGVFLALAQRSRMLALRYLSKLIVELIRGTPLLVQILIFFYVVAEAFQIRNRYLVGILILSIFSAAYICEIVRGGIESVGKSQIDSARAIGFTRRQIYRYVVFPQAIRQILPALAGQFVSLIKDSSLLSIISISEFTLNAQEINAFTYSAFESYIPLAVGYLILTLPISLWSRHLERNFAYET, from the coding sequence ATGGTCAGCCTGTTCTATTTTGCTTTCAGCCGCGTGGCCTACCATTGGGCATGGAGCTCGGTGGGGCGCTACTGGCCCATGTTCGTCCGAGGTTGGTGCGTAACGGTCCTGGTTTCCTTCGCAGCCTTGGCGACAAGCGCATGCCTCGGCGTGTTCCTGGCATTGGCTCAACGCTCCCGCATGCTGGCCTTGCGCTACCTGAGCAAACTGATCGTCGAGCTGATCCGGGGGACCCCGTTGCTCGTTCAGATTCTCATCTTTTTCTACGTTGTGGCGGAAGCTTTTCAGATCCGCAACAGGTATTTGGTAGGGATCCTGATTCTGTCTATTTTCAGCGCGGCGTATATCTGTGAGATCGTACGGGGAGGCATTGAAAGCGTCGGAAAGTCCCAGATCGACTCGGCCAGAGCCATTGGATTTACCCGCCGCCAGATCTACCGCTACGTGGTGTTTCCTCAAGCCATCCGGCAGATCCTACCGGCTCTGGCCGGACAATTCGTGTCCTTGATCAAGGATTCTTCTCTCCTGTCCATTATTTCCATCAGCGAATTCACTTTGAACGCTCAAGAAATAAACGCCTTCACGTACAGCGCTTTCGAAAGCTACATCCCATTGGCGGTGGGATATCTGATACTCACGCTACCCATATCCTTGTGGAGCCGGCATCTCGAGAGGAATTTCGCCTATGAGACTTGA
- a CDS encoding amino acid ABC transporter ATP-binding protein, protein MRLELHSLCKTYKGQIALDSLTLDTGEVKALAVIGPSGGGKSTLLRIIGGLERPDSGTVRLNGLEVEYDEPKLIQYRRGIGTVFQAFNLFSHLNALENITLPLEKVHGYNPSEAERWARELLRHFHLEDHALKKPAELSGGQRQRVAIVRAISIKPRVLLFDEPTSALDPEMSAEVLEVISRLKREGRDIIMVTHEMGFARAAADQAVFLANGAIVEYGPAEQVFSRPSDPITRTFLSRVTRFQAPA, encoded by the coding sequence ATGAGACTTGAGCTGCACTCTCTGTGCAAAACCTACAAAGGCCAAATCGCCCTCGATTCGCTGACTCTGGATACGGGCGAAGTGAAAGCATTGGCCGTCATCGGGCCGTCGGGCGGCGGGAAATCAACCCTGCTGCGTATCATCGGAGGCTTGGAAAGGCCCGATTCCGGAACCGTACGGCTTAACGGACTCGAGGTCGAATACGACGAACCCAAGCTGATCCAGTACCGGCGGGGCATTGGAACGGTTTTTCAGGCGTTCAATCTGTTTTCTCATTTAAACGCACTCGAAAATATTACCCTGCCGTTGGAGAAGGTGCACGGGTACAACCCTTCCGAAGCGGAACGATGGGCCCGGGAGCTTCTTCGTCACTTCCATCTCGAGGATCATGCGTTGAAGAAGCCTGCCGAGCTTTCAGGGGGACAGCGGCAAAGGGTGGCCATCGTGCGGGCCATCTCCATCAAACCCAGGGTCCTGCTGTTTGACGAACCCACGTCCGCTCTGGATCCCGAGATGTCCGCGGAGGTGCTGGAAGTCATTTCTCGGTTGAAACGCGAAGGCAGGGACATCATCATGGTTACGCACGAAATGGGATTCGCGCGGGCCGCAGCCGACCAGGCGGTTTTCCTCGCGAACGGAGCCATTGTCGAGTACGGCCCCGCGGAACAGGTCTTCTCCCGACCTTCCGACCCCATCACCCGAACGTTTCTCTCGAGAGTCACCCGATTTCAAGCGCCGGCCTGA
- the rpiA gene encoding ribose-5-phosphate isomerase RpiA, with amino-acid sequence MLGTITSISEAAFTLESTKKRDAKEEKRLAAMAAVELVKDGQVVGLGTGSTAAFVIEELGRRVREQGLRIQGVPTSYEASHLARKVGITLRSMDNVSGIDIAIDGADQVDPSKNLIKGGGASHVTEKIVDGFADRFVVIVDSSKLVPRLGGSFPVPVEVIPVALYAVMAAVEKVGGRPELRMAVHKAGPVITDLGNLLLDVHFDGIDDPAALEMRLNNITGTVGNGLFVGMTDQVIIGDSLTGSARWME; translated from the coding sequence ATGCTCGGTACAATCACTTCAATATCGGAGGCAGCGTTCACATTGGAATCGACGAAGAAACGGGATGCGAAAGAAGAAAAACGTCTGGCGGCAATGGCGGCTGTTGAACTCGTCAAGGACGGACAGGTGGTGGGGCTCGGAACCGGATCCACGGCAGCCTTTGTGATCGAGGAGCTGGGACGGCGGGTGCGCGAGCAAGGGCTCCGGATCCAGGGGGTGCCTACTTCTTACGAGGCGTCTCATCTGGCGCGGAAAGTCGGCATAACCCTGCGCTCCATGGACAATGTCTCCGGCATTGACATTGCCATTGACGGCGCGGATCAGGTGGATCCTTCAAAAAACCTGATCAAGGGCGGCGGCGCCTCCCATGTTACCGAAAAAATCGTGGACGGGTTCGCCGATCGTTTTGTAGTCATTGTGGACAGCTCGAAACTGGTCCCCAGGCTGGGGGGGAGTTTTCCCGTGCCCGTGGAAGTCATTCCGGTGGCCCTGTACGCGGTCATGGCGGCCGTGGAAAAAGTGGGCGGAAGACCCGAGCTGCGCATGGCGGTCCACAAAGCCGGACCCGTGATTACCGACCTGGGCAACCTGCTTCTGGACGTGCATTTTGACGGTATAGACGATCCCGCGGCCCTGGAAATGCGTCTCAACAACATCACCGGCACCGTTGGAAACGGGCTCTTCGTCGGCATGACGGACCAGGTCATCATCGGCGACAGCCTGACCGGATCCGCTCGCTGGATGGAATGA
- a CDS encoding class I fructose-bisphosphate aldolase family protein, which yields MRSFNPRLRHILDPTTGRTVIVPLDHGFTAGPLKGLVSMRDALDPILQARPNAVILHSGMLRELPWDLPADVGIILHLSGGTNLTSSGIRKVLVAKVEDALGLGADAVSIHVNLGNRYEAEMLADAGAVASKCRTYGLPLLIMAYVRGKKVKDEFDPGLVAHAARLASELGADVVKVPYTGSVESFRSVVQGCCAPVVIAGGPKIDREEDLIRCVQEAMKAGAAGISIGRNVFQHPNPKLLLRRLRTIVHSNRSLAHVSHAA from the coding sequence ATGCGCTCTTTCAACCCCCGTCTGCGACATATCCTGGATCCGACCACGGGTCGGACCGTGATTGTCCCTCTGGATCACGGGTTCACCGCGGGTCCGTTAAAGGGATTGGTTTCCATGAGGGACGCGCTGGACCCAATCCTTCAGGCGCGGCCCAACGCCGTGATCCTCCACAGCGGCATGCTTCGGGAGCTGCCGTGGGACTTGCCCGCCGACGTCGGCATCATCCTGCATCTGTCCGGCGGCACGAACCTGACTTCATCCGGAATCCGCAAAGTGCTCGTAGCCAAGGTGGAGGACGCCCTGGGTCTGGGCGCGGACGCGGTATCCATTCACGTGAATCTGGGAAACCGGTACGAGGCGGAGATGTTGGCCGATGCCGGGGCTGTTGCATCCAAATGCCGGACCTATGGTCTGCCGCTCCTGATCATGGCTTACGTGCGGGGAAAAAAGGTAAAGGATGAATTCGATCCGGGTCTGGTGGCGCACGCCGCCCGGCTGGCTTCGGAACTGGGCGCCGATGTGGTCAAAGTGCCCTATACCGGTTCGGTGGAGAGTTTTCGATCCGTGGTACAAGGCTGCTGCGCGCCCGTGGTGATCGCCGGAGGACCCAAGATCGATCGGGAAGAAGACCTGATTCGCTGCGTTCAGGAGGCCATGAAGGCGGGCGCCGCAGGCATATCCATCGGCCGCAACGTGTTCCAGCATCCGAATCCCAAACTGCTTCTCCGCCGGCTGAGAACCATCGTGCACTCCAACCGTTCCCTCGCCCACGTGTCCCACGCGGCTTGA
- a CDS encoding menaquinone biosynthesis protein, whose protein sequence is MNSDPVYYHLEQRSPSDELELAPGAPACLNRRVRIGELDISPVSCVEYARHFERYLILPDLSISSFGPVRSVFLVTQMPVNELDGKRIWVTEESETSIALLKLLLENGKGVRPRYETVRIHPEVLRKERPDAALVIGDLALRMGTNGGFQYRYDLADWWREETGLGFVFALWVVRREFAEAHPDRVRRALETLLDSKRKSRVALADVSRAAAARSGLDEGLIYSYMDRLVFDLDPPLIEGLRAFFDKLHARGVLPEPVPLRFFDA, encoded by the coding sequence ATGAATTCGGACCCCGTGTACTATCATCTCGAACAACGCTCCCCCTCGGACGAATTGGAACTGGCGCCCGGCGCCCCGGCATGTCTGAACCGCCGGGTCCGAATCGGCGAGCTGGACATCAGCCCTGTTTCCTGCGTGGAATACGCCCGCCACTTCGAACGATACCTGATCTTGCCCGACCTGTCCATATCGAGCTTCGGTCCGGTGAGAAGCGTTTTCCTGGTCACGCAGATGCCGGTGAACGAACTGGACGGGAAACGGATCTGGGTGACCGAAGAGTCGGAGACTTCGATCGCGTTACTCAAGCTGCTGCTCGAGAACGGCAAGGGAGTGCGGCCGCGGTACGAGACCGTTCGGATTCATCCGGAAGTCCTCCGGAAGGAACGGCCGGATGCGGCCCTGGTCATCGGAGATCTCGCACTCCGCATGGGGACCAACGGCGGTTTTCAATATCGCTACGATCTGGCGGATTGGTGGCGTGAGGAGACGGGACTCGGGTTTGTCTTTGCCCTGTGGGTGGTGCGCAGGGAGTTCGCCGAGGCGCATCCGGATCGCGTGCGGAGAGCGCTGGAAACCCTGCTCGATTCCAAACGCAAAAGCCGTGTCGCCCTTGCCGACGTATCCCGCGCCGCCGCCGCGCGAAGCGGCCTCGATGAAGGCCTCATCTACAGTTACATGGATCGGCTGGTCTTCGATCTCGATCCCCCGCTGATCGAGGGGCTTCGTGCGTTTTTCGATAAGCTCCACGCCCGGGGCGTGCTTCCCGAGCCGGTCCCGCTCCGGTTTTTCGATGCGTGA
- a CDS encoding shikimate kinase, whose amino-acid sequence MRDRNHFEDPVAHSANAVVRLALIGYRCTGKSSLAQILAQQWGWRAVDLDKVLQERARKDIADLVREQGWHSFRMIEAELLREFSKHERVVVATGGGIIETPECRETLKRDFYTVWLTADIHTILQRMSKDANTAAQRPPLTDKTPEEEVRSLLEHRRPWYQECSILKLSTDRMSLPRLAAEIEKAMHRGDKEEFPIRIE is encoded by the coding sequence ATGCGCGATCGTAACCACTTTGAAGATCCCGTTGCTCACTCAGCTAACGCCGTAGTTCGGCTGGCGTTGATCGGATATCGATGCACCGGCAAGTCGTCCCTGGCGCAAATCCTGGCCCAACAATGGGGATGGCGCGCCGTGGATCTGGATAAGGTGCTCCAGGAAAGAGCGCGCAAAGACATTGCCGATCTGGTGCGCGAACAGGGATGGCATTCGTTTCGCATGATCGAGGCCGAGCTGTTGCGCGAATTCTCGAAGCACGAACGGGTGGTCGTGGCCACAGGGGGAGGCATCATCGAAACGCCCGAATGCCGGGAGACGCTGAAAAGGGACTTTTATACCGTGTGGCTCACCGCCGACATCCATACGATCCTCCAACGCATGAGCAAAGACGCCAACACGGCTGCGCAGCGCCCTCCCCTCACGGACAAGACGCCTGAAGAGGAAGTGCGAAGCCTCCTCGAACACAGAAGACCCTGGTATCAGGAGTGCTCGATCCTGAAGCTCTCCACGGACCGGATGTCTCTGCCCCGGTTGGCGGCTGAAATCGAGAAAGCCATGCATCGTGGGGATAAAGAAGAGTTCCCCATTAGAATAGAGTAA
- the mqnE gene encoding aminofutalosine synthase MqnE, whose protein sequence is MFAQPTDPALRKIEKKLEAGKRLDAEDGNHLYRTHDLLGLGVLAHGARLAANGRKAYYVYNQHINYTNICKNLCRFCAFGREADREGAYFMTLDDVEAALRCREAEPITEIHVVGGVHPDLPADYYFDLVRRIKKVRPHATVKAFTAVEIHHLAKLTGSTLADTFRRLKECGLEAMPGGGAEVFSPRIQEELFPRKIGADEWLEVMREAHRAGIRTNATMLYGHVETVEERVEHFLRLRALQDEVEGFMAFVPLAFHSKNTRLSHLPPTTGYDDLKTVAVARLLLDNFPHIKAYWVMLGLKLAQVALSFGADDMDGTIVEEKISHTAGAESPKGVSRSLLRGLIEEAGFEPVERDAFYGSVEGSAHAAHA, encoded by the coding sequence ATGTTTGCACAACCCACGGATCCCGCTCTGCGGAAAATCGAAAAAAAGCTCGAGGCCGGCAAACGCCTGGACGCGGAAGACGGGAACCATTTGTATCGAACCCACGACCTCCTGGGGCTGGGCGTTTTGGCGCACGGGGCGCGTCTGGCCGCCAACGGGCGCAAAGCGTATTACGTATACAACCAGCACATCAACTACACCAATATCTGCAAGAACCTTTGCCGATTCTGTGCGTTCGGAAGAGAGGCCGACCGGGAAGGCGCGTATTTCATGACCCTGGACGACGTGGAGGCGGCTCTCCGCTGCCGCGAGGCCGAACCCATCACGGAGATTCACGTGGTGGGAGGCGTACATCCCGATCTTCCGGCCGATTACTATTTCGACCTGGTCCGGAGGATAAAAAAGGTGCGCCCCCACGCCACGGTCAAGGCGTTTACCGCGGTCGAGATCCACCATCTGGCAAAATTGACCGGAAGCACGTTGGCGGATACCTTCCGGCGATTGAAAGAGTGCGGTTTGGAAGCCATGCCCGGCGGCGGGGCCGAGGTGTTTTCTCCCCGGATACAGGAAGAGCTGTTTCCGCGCAAAATAGGCGCCGACGAGTGGCTCGAGGTCATGCGTGAAGCCCACCGGGCCGGCATCCGGACCAACGCCACCATGTTGTACGGACATGTGGAAACCGTCGAGGAACGGGTGGAGCACTTTCTGAGATTGCGGGCGTTGCAGGACGAAGTCGAAGGCTTCATGGCGTTCGTGCCGCTGGCCTTTCATTCAAAAAACACCCGCTTGTCTCACTTGCCCCCCACCACGGGGTACGACGATCTCAAGACCGTGGCCGTGGCGCGCCTTTTGCTCGACAACTTTCCCCACATCAAGGCCTACTGGGTCATGCTGGGACTGAAACTCGCGCAGGTGGCCCTGTCTTTCGGAGCCGACGACATGGACGGCACCATTGTCGAGGAAAAAATCTCCCACACGGCCGGCGCGGAGAGCCCCAAGGGCGTCTCCAGGTCCCTGCTCCGAGGCTTGATCGAGGAAGCCGGGTTCGAACCGGTGGAACGGGACGCTTTTTATGGGTCCGTGGAAGGAAGCGCGCATGCCGCCCACGCTTGA